The following proteins are co-located in the Plasmodium brasilianum strain Bolivian I chromosome 11, whole genome shotgun sequence genome:
- a CDS encoding reactive oxygen species modulator 1 has protein sequence MNWFRKKDSSENKKVKSEYDDYVAPPPFSNYLASAPEKPKSVKEDKLTEFKGFTAPPKFEFKEDTSYNNKYDEDFSKYTSSNIIDSSFYDDKPNFFDFNLSHRTRACLESVKMGIKMGTMVGGIFGSLTGLYASIAHKNLFIFPVSVIGGAISFGFFLGCGMIVRC, from the coding sequence ATGAATTGGTTTCGAAAGAAAGATTcaagtgaaaataaaaaagtaaagtcAGAGTATGACGATTATGTAGCTCCACCCCCCTTTAGCAATTATTTAGCATCTGCACCTGAAAAACCAAAATCTGTAAAAGAGGATAAATTAACAGAATTTAAGGGGTTTACTGCACCTCCCAAATTTGAATTTAAAGAAGATAcctcatataataataagtatGATGAagatttttcaaaatatacaaGTAGTAATATTATAGACTCCTCTTTTTATGATGATAAACCAAATTTCTTTGATTTTAATTTAAGTCATAGAACAAGAGCATGTTTAGAAAGTGTAAAAATGGGAATAAAAATGGGAACAATGGTTGGTGGTATTTTTGGTAGCTTGACAGGTTTATATGCTTCCATTGctcataaaaatttgttcatttttccCGTTTCAGTAATAGGTGGAGCAATTAGTTTTGGATTCTTCTTAGGGTGTGGAATGATTGTGCGTTGCTAA
- a CDS encoding ER lumen protein retaining receptor: MNIFRLTGDILHLVSMYILIMKLKKSKNCIGISCRMQELYLIVFLCRYIDLFFVFVSFYNTVMKITFILTIAYTIYLIRFKLPISQTYNRKVDNFKSELYLIPPCLVLSLLTCRTYNLYNILWSFSIWLESVAILPQLVLLEKQREVENITSHYVITMGLYRAFYILNWIYRYFFDEKPYINVVGWIGGLIQTLLYIDFFYYFALAKWYGKKLVLPFNGEV; this comes from the exons ATGAACATATTCAGACTGACAGGTGATATCCTTCATTTagtaagtatgtatatacttattatGAAGTTAAAGAAGTCAAAAAATTGTATAGGTATATCGTGTCGTATGCAAGAACTGTACTTAATAGTGTTTCTATGCAG ATATATAGATCTATTTTTCGTGTTTGTAAGTTTTTACAATACTGTAATGAAAATAACGTTTATATTGACCATAGCATACACCATATACTTAATAAGATTTAAGTTACCTATTTCACAAACGTATAATAGAAAAGTAGATAACTTCAAAAGTGAACTATATTTAATTCCACCTTGCTTAg TGTTAAGCCTATTAACGTGTAGGACATACAATCTGTATAACATCCTTTGGTCTTTCTCCATATGGCTAGAGAGTGTTGCTATATTACCGCAATTGGTATTATTAGAAAAACAAAGAGAAGTAGAAAACATAACATCTCATTATGTCATTACAATGGGTTTGTATAGagcattttatattttgaattggatatatagatatttttttgatgaaAAACCGTATATAAATGTTGTTGGATGGATAGGAGGATTAATTCAAACTTTGTTAtatattgattttttttattattttgctcTTGCGAAATGgtatggaaaaaaattagttttGCCATTTAATGGTGAAGTTTAA
- a CDS encoding RNA polymerase II transcription factor B subunit 4 has protein sequence MHKNEVDTKGQVLKEDKLVRNHLILVIDVNFLIWCEGLKIKFDKNNIKILKLSEFFKCVFQFIRFYCLMNSSERICIIATCSENCKIIYENYISYAKNNLSENDYCNNAYDNLINYINDNECDKMTESNLSAALAVALCYNNRICNIYEHINTRIFLLDISRSHFYTNQYTQLMNIAYNAKRNNIIIDVFSLNDKTQILEQICNITNGLYIDNNIFLNVNCNDNIEDILTQTIIFWFLPSNNSRKYFSNTYLNEDTNIAVCSCHNKQVDIAYICSCCLAIYCSAKDIKTEKDRTSCSLCKTRFTKALLRNKIVSDLDFTAM, from the coding sequence ATGCACAAGAATGAAGTAGACACAAAAGGACAAGTTTTAAAAGAGGACAAGTTAGTACGAAACCACTTAATTTTAGTAATAGACGTAAATTTCTTAATATGGTGTGAAggattaaaaataaagtttgataagaacaatattaaaatattaaaactgtcggaattttttaaatgtgtaTTTCAATTTATAAGATTTTATTGTCTTATGAACAGTTCAGAaagaatatgtataataGCTACCTGTTCAGAAAactgtaaaataatttatgaaaattatatatcttatgCAAAAAACAATTTATCAGAAAATGATTATTGTAATAATGCAtatgataatttaataaattatattaatgataaCGAATGTGATAAAATGACTGAAAGTAATTTATCTGCTGCTTTAGCAGTGGCACTATGTTATAATAACAgaatttgtaatatatatgaacatattaaTACACGAATATTTTTACTAGATATATCCAGAAGTCATTTTTATACAAATCAGTACACACAATTAATGAACATAGCCTATAAtgcaaaaagaaataatattattattgatgttttttctcttaatGATAAAACACAAATACTTGAACAAATTTGTAATATTACGAATGGTTTGTATATagacaataatatttttttaaatgttaacTGTAATGATAATATAGAAGATATATTAACACAGactattatattttggtTTCTTCCTTCAAATAATTCAAGGAAATATTTCTCAAACActtatttaaatgaagatACGAATATTGCTGTTTGTTCTTGTCATAACAAGCAAGTAGATATAgcatatatttgttcatGTTGTCTAGCTATTTACTGTTCTGCAAAAGATATTAAAACGGAAAAGGACAGGACTTCCTGTTCCCTTTGTAAAACCAGATTCACCAAAGCACTCTTAAGAAACAAAATCGTCTCCGACTTGGACTTTACAGCTATGTAA